The Moritella sp. F3 sequence TTTCATTGGCAAGTTCTTTTAATAAATAAAACACAACAGCTCAATTAGTAATCAAAACGAGTCAATTTAGCCATTAACTATAGATTTAGCCGCTGAAAGTAAGTCTTTAAACACAGCATCAGCTTGTAATGCCCCTTTTTCACATACAACCTTACCTGTTGATACCAAATAATTGGCTTTGAGCTGCGCTTTTTGACCAGCTTGAATGTCTGACAACTTATCACCAACCAGATATGAATTAGCAAAATCAATTTCCAATTCTTCAGCCGCGCTATCTAACATACCAGTATTAGGTTTGCGGCATGTACAATTCTGCTTATATTCACCAATGCCTTTTTCTGGATGATGAGGACAAAAATAGATGCCATCAAGATCAACACCACGATCTGCTAACGACCAATCCATCCATTCCGTTAGTGTCATGAACTCCTCTTCACTATAATAACCACGTGCGATGCCCGATTGATTAGTAATGACGATAAGCAAGTAACCATGTTGCTTTAATAACTGCATGGCCTCAATGCTGCCATCAATGAATTCAAAGTCGTCAATTTGAGAGACATAACCTTTATCTTTATTAATCACACCATCACGATCTAAAAATATAGCTGGAGTTGCCACTTTACTCACCTCAAATTATCTATTAATTACAATCACAGTATTATTTCACGTCATCACAATTTCGCAATCGATACCTTCTACTATCTACTACCAGTTAAGTCTATTACTACCTAAAATTATATAAAAGACCGTTTAGACGTCTAGAAGTAAAAAAGTCCATTGACTTTAATCAACTAACTAATTAGCATAAGCATCCAGTTGTTACTTATATATAAAGAATTATTATCTAGTCTTATATATTAATTCTTACTTTCATTTTAGGCGTTGAAATGATCAAACTAACAAATATAAATAAAATATTTGAAACTACAGACAAGCCTGTTTATGCCTTGAAAGATATTAATTTAAACGTTAATAAAGGTGAAATATTCGGTGTTATTGGTTCATCAGGTGCAGGTAAAAGTACATTAATACGCTGTGTTAATTTACTTGAAACACCAACATCAGGTTCAATTAAACTTGATGGTGTTGAATTAACAGCACTAAACAAAGCAGAGTTATGCGCTGCAAGACGCCAAATAGGCATGATATTTCAACATTTCAATTTATTATCATCTCGCACTGTTTTTGATAACGTTGCACTACCGCTAGAATTAGCTGGCATTGATAAAGCTGAAATAAGTAAAAAAATCACGCCACTACTTGATTTGGTAGGCTTAGAATCAAAACATAATGCTTACCCTGCAGAATTAAGTGGTGGTCAAAAACAACGTGTTGCAATTGCGCGAGCGTTAGCATCTGAGCCTAAGGTTTTATTGTGCGATGAAGCAACATCAGCACTTGATCCAAGCACAACAAAATCTATCTTAACGTTATTAAAAGATATTAATGAGCGTCTTGGACTCACGATCCTACTTATTACCCACGAAATGGAAGTGGTGAAAAACATTTGCCATAAAGTAGCGATTATCGATAAAGGCGAACTGATTGAACAAAATACAGTTGCGAAATTTTTTGCTAATCCAGAAACAGAATTAGCACGAATATTCATTGAAGCAACAATTAATCTTGAGATCCCTGAAGAATATAAGCAGCGTCTGTCTTTAAACAGAAAAGATAATTCAATGCCATTAGTACGCCTTGGCTTCACTGGCAACAGTGTCGACTCAGCGGTTATTTCAGAAGTAAGCCGCACATTAAACGTTGATGTAAACATTTTAAGTGCCGATATTGAGTTTGCTGGCGGGATCAAGTTTGGCTACATGCTTGCCGAGCTTATCGGTACTAAAGAAAATACAATTGCAGCTAAAGCATTTTTCCAACAACACGCAGTTAACGTAGAGGTTATCGGTTATGTCGACTGAGCAAATGATTAATTTACTTTTCACTGCAACCATTGAAACTTTGGTTATGGTTGGTATCGCTGCAGCAATTGCATGTTTACTTGGCATGCCAACGGGCATCTTGTTACATGTAACAAAAACTCACGGTATTTTAGAAAATAAAAAATTAAATACAGCATTAAGTATTATCGTGAACATAGGCCGTTCAGTTCCTTTTATTATTTTACTTGTTGCGATTATCCCTTTTACACGCTTCGTTGTTGGTTCATCTATCGGCACAGGCGCGATGATTGTGCCATTAACCGTTGCTTCAATCCCTTTTATTGCGCGCTTAATTGAAGGTGCATTATTAGATGTACCAGCTGGTTTGGTCGAAGCAGCGCAAACAATGGGAGCAACGCCATTACAAATTATAATGAAAGTGTTAATTCCTGAAGCTATGCCAGGCATTATCAATAGCATCACGATCACATTGGTAACACTTGTTAACTACTCTGCAATGGCAGGTACCGTCGGTGGCGGTGGCCTAGGCGATGTTGGTATTCAGCATGGTTATATTGGCTTTAACCCTACTATTATTTTAATTACCGTTATCTTACTGGTGATCATCGTACAGATTATTCAATCAATCGGTGAACGTTTAGTCAGTAAAGTCGACCACAGATAATAAATCTTAAAAACTAAAGGAAGTAATAATCATGGAATTTTCACTAAAGAAATTAGTATCAGTAACAGCAATCGCATCAAGTGTATTATTGAGTGCGTGTAGTGGTGATAAAGAGTCTACAGTATTAAAAGTGGGTGCAATGGCTGGCCCTGAAGCTGAAGTTGTAGAAATTGCAAAAAATATCGCGAAAGAGAAATACAACCTTGATATCGAGATTGTAACGTTCACTGATTACGTAACACCAAACCGTGCACTAGAAGAAGGCAGCATTGATGTAAATGCTTTCCAACATAAGCCTTACTTAGATGCACAAATTGAGCAACGTGGTTACGATATTACAGCTGTAGCGAACACATTTGTTTATCCAATTGCCGCTTACTCAACATCGATCAAAACTGTTGATGAATTAAAAGAAGGTGATAAAGTTGCAGTGCCAAATGACCCTACTAACCTAGGTCGTTCATTACTATTACTTGAACAACAAGGTATCATTGCACTTAAACCTGGTATCGGCATTAAAGCGACTGAGTTAGATATCACAGCAAATCCATTTGGTGTTGAGATCGTAAAATTAGAAGCTGCTTTATTAGCACGTAACTTACAAGATGTGACGATTGCAGTGATCAACACTACGTTTGCAACAAAAATTGGTTTATCACCAACAAAAGATGGCATCTTCGTTGAAAATAAAGAATCACCATACGTAAACTTAATTGTTGCACGTAATGACAACAAAGATTCTGAAAAAGTGAAACAGTTTATCGCGGCTTTCCAAACACAAGAAGTGTATGACGAAGCGAAAAAACTATTCAATAATGCCATCGTAAAAGGTTGGTAGTCTGCAATTAATTTCGCACGCTAACCCCGCGGAATAATTGAAATAGTAGATATAATATGTGGTTGATACTGAAAAATACTCTGTGTTTTTTTGATATCAATCACATTTTCTACCAAGCTTAGTGAATCGTTATCATCATGAGATTCATTAGATGCCTCTCTCTTCACCACACAAAGCGACGTTGTGCTCAATCTTATCTACATACCTCATCACGCTCCTGTTAGTACCTGTAATCGCCTCTACACCTGGTGATAGCAATCAGCGAGAAAACCTTTCCTACTCGAAACAAATAAGCTTACCGGATAGTGAAACCAATTCATTTTCAATCAATTGGCAATGGGTAGACAAAGAAGGTAATAACTTCAAAATAAAATCATTCTTCGATACCGATATCGTCGAAACCTCATTGCTAGACAGTTATAAACTTTCATTTTCATTAAGCAATCCAATCAAAGCAATCCACACCTATTTAACACCTAGACTAGAGTTCGCGATTGAACGTATTAATTTTTATACTCCAGATGATCAGCATAAAATAACAGACATCAGATACGCTTTTACCAATAAAAACGAGAGCAACGCATCACAGTTATTCTGGCAAGCGTATAACCAATACCAAAATGACGCCTTTTACCACCTTAAAATAACGCCATGCGTACATCCTGAAAACAAAGAGCTACCTTGTGTTAGACCTAATTATTCGCAATTATTTTATGAGTATAGAGCCTACCTAAAAGATATCGCGACACAGTTAGCTGAGCAGCAATCATTTGTCACTGCAGTAAAAAATGCACGTCATTGGGTCTACGAGATACCAGATAGAGAAGAACATGATGATAGCTTTTTCTCGCCGATTAGCGTGTTAAAAACCAACGAAGCAGATAGTGATGAAAAAGCACTACTATTGGCGTCATTGATAAGCCAGCTTGCACCTGAATATGAGCTTTTCATGCTTTACCCATCAAGCAGTATTGGTAGTGTATCTCCCGTCTGGTTAACAATTGATAGTAAAAGTGGCGTTGAAGGTCAACAAATAATGATCAACGACAATCAATACACGGTGATATCAGGATCAAAAGTCAAACTTGATAAAGTATTGTCTTCAAATACAGAACTGATTAGTGAATCATTATATTAACGATCTCTTACCACGCACAGACAATGACTTCAAAATAATCGTTGTGACCTACATTCTATTTATCAACACAATACTTTCAGCGTAAAATCAGGTATAAATAAAGTTCATTGTCACCCATCTGAATACGCTGTTAGGTTTTGATATGTCCGTAAATGATACCCCTATAAATAAAGTTGAATCGAATATTTTAAACAGTATTCAACAATTACGTAAA is a genomic window containing:
- the gmhB gene encoding D-glycero-beta-D-manno-heptose 1,7-bisphosphate 7-phosphatase, with translation MATPAIFLDRDGVINKDKGYVSQIDDFEFIDGSIEAMQLLKQHGYLLIVITNQSGIARGYYSEEEFMTLTEWMDWSLADRGVDLDGIYFCPHHPEKGIGEYKQNCTCRKPNTGMLDSAAEELEIDFANSYLVGDKLSDIQAGQKAQLKANYLVSTGKVVCEKGALQADAVFKDLLSAAKSIVNG
- the metN gene encoding methionine ABC transporter ATP-binding protein MetN, producing MIKLTNINKIFETTDKPVYALKDINLNVNKGEIFGVIGSSGAGKSTLIRCVNLLETPTSGSIKLDGVELTALNKAELCAARRQIGMIFQHFNLLSSRTVFDNVALPLELAGIDKAEISKKITPLLDLVGLESKHNAYPAELSGGQKQRVAIARALASEPKVLLCDEATSALDPSTTKSILTLLKDINERLGLTILLITHEMEVVKNICHKVAIIDKGELIEQNTVAKFFANPETELARIFIEATINLEIPEEYKQRLSLNRKDNSMPLVRLGFTGNSVDSAVISEVSRTLNVDVNILSADIEFAGGIKFGYMLAELIGTKENTIAAKAFFQQHAVNVEVIGYVD
- a CDS encoding methionine ABC transporter permease — its product is MSTEQMINLLFTATIETLVMVGIAAAIACLLGMPTGILLHVTKTHGILENKKLNTALSIIVNIGRSVPFIILLVAIIPFTRFVVGSSIGTGAMIVPLTVASIPFIARLIEGALLDVPAGLVEAAQTMGATPLQIIMKVLIPEAMPGIINSITITLVTLVNYSAMAGTVGGGGLGDVGIQHGYIGFNPTIILITVILLVIIVQIIQSIGERLVSKVDHR
- the metQ gene encoding methionine ABC transporter substrate-binding lipoprotein MetQ, with the translated sequence MEFSLKKLVSVTAIASSVLLSACSGDKESTVLKVGAMAGPEAEVVEIAKNIAKEKYNLDIEIVTFTDYVTPNRALEEGSIDVNAFQHKPYLDAQIEQRGYDITAVANTFVYPIAAYSTSIKTVDELKEGDKVAVPNDPTNLGRSLLLLEQQGIIALKPGIGIKATELDITANPFGVEIVKLEAALLARNLQDVTIAVINTTFATKIGLSPTKDGIFVENKESPYVNLIVARNDNKDSEKVKQFIAAFQTQEVYDEAKKLFNNAIVKGW